GGGCAATATATGATTATCCCTTGGACTTCGGCTACGGAAGAAGAGCGTGAAAATGCTCGTGCAGAATTGAAAATTTTTGAACGAACTGCACTGGAGTTAGGTAAAGAACTCATTCAATCTCCCTCTTCCAAAGGCGATCAACTGCTATTTGCCCGTTTACTCTGTGGCGGCAATCCTGATGATATTACCGATCCTGAAAATCTCAAAGCCTTGCGCTTTCCTAATCCTGAACATGTTTATTTAGTCAATGATCGTCCAGTGATCACTTTCTGGGGATTTCTAGAAAAACATGCAGCTGCGCACGGTAACCCATTCCTTTCTTTACAAGCTGCAGCACCAAAACCAATTGAACCAGCTTTACCTATAACGCCAGTTGAACCTGTCGTTGTGAAAAAACATCCTTGTCGTGTGTTTTGGTGGGTATTGCCGTTATTACTTGGATTACTTTTATTATTGGCTTGGTGGTTTAAGGATTTATGGTGGCCAAAAGAGGAAGCAACAGTAAAAAATGACCCTGTCACAGTTTCTGAGCCACAAACAAAAAATCTCAAAAAGCCGAAAGAAAAAGAATTACGTAAATTGAAAGATGTTCTTTACCGATATCTGAATGGACGCTGGGTTGATGGAAAGGGTGTGGCTGTAACAGATCCTTCAGTTTTAAATCAACTAGGCGATGCTCCGATTGTTGGAGAAGGAAATATGCAAGGTGAAGGTCTTAATACACCATTAACAGAAACAGATGCTGCCAAAGCTGATGAATCAAAAAATGATAAAGCAGATGATGCCAAAGCAGAGCAAAATAAAGATGAAAATAAACAACAACCGCCAGTAGACCCTCTAGCAGAGGGTAAATCGGATACTAAAGAGGATCAAAATAAAGTAGATGAAAAAACACAGCAACCACCAGTAGATCCGTTAGCCGAAAATAAATCAGATACTCAGGCTGGACAAAATAAAGAAGATGATAAAAAGAATCAAACCACTTCTAATGCTAAACCATTACAAATTCCAACAACTAGTACACAAAATGGTAATGTAGATTTTCTAAATGGCCAGTGGAATGCTGGAGCAGGGATTCAGGATAAAACTACGGGTAAACCTCTACGCTTAAAATATGCATTCTCAAATGGCGTAGGTCAAGTACAAGTACAACGCGGTGACGGCGTACAATGTACAGGAGATGTTTCTGCAAAAATGCAAGGCAGTGGTTTGAATATTACTAATAAAGGTGTGGCAAAATGTAGCGATGGATCAAGCTATCAGTTACCTGAAGTAATTTGTAAACCTGGCGCGAAGAG
This portion of the Haemophilus parainfluenzae T3T1 genome encodes:
- a CDS encoding SrfA family protein; protein product: MLSALLRSGEIKNYTPLGQDGMAVYTVASQLRDALKFKRGRSFAEYLAIPQRNEQGDKIDWYVPFDSTRADGQYMIIPWTSATEEERENARAELKIFERTALELGKELIQSPSSKGDQLLFARLLCGGNPDDITDPENLKALRFPNPEHVYLVNDRPVITFWGFLEKHAAAHGNPFLSLQAAAPKPIEPALPITPVEPVVVKKHPCRVFWWVLPLLLGLLLLLAWWFKDLWWPKEEATVKNDPVTVSEPQTKNLKKPKEKELRKLKDVLYRYLNGRWVDGKGVAVTDPSVLNQLGDAPIVGEGNMQGEGLNTPLTETDAAKADESKNDKADDAKAEQNKDENKQQPPVDPLAEGKSDTKEDQNKVDEKTQQPPVDPLAENKSDTQAGQNKEDDKKNQTTSNAKPLQIPTTSTQNGNVDFLNGQWNAGAGIQDKTTGKPLRLKYAFSNGVGQVQVQRGDGVQCTGDVSAKMQGSGLNITNKGVAKCSDGSSYQLPEVICKPGAKSIADCQGGYGSGQSFPMTMKSN